In Symmachiella dynata, the following are encoded in one genomic region:
- the pstC gene encoding phosphate ABC transporter permease subunit PstC: protein MIGETLSATAKVSSPEKRERSFVGTPGKSDWMRRFSEQLVHAALSFCAAVSVATTLGIVFVLVFESSGFFAEVSLKEFLTSTRWTPLLKPQHFGVLPLVCGTLLVACGSALVALPVGLSTAIYLSEYASPRFREIVKPMLEILAGIPSVVYGYIAVIFISPLIRTIFPDADVFNAASASIVVGIMILPIIISLSEDVLRSVPGSLREAAFALGATKFDTITRVVVPAALSGIVASFLLAISRAIGETMAVTLAAGATPKLTLNPLESIQTMTGYIAQVSMGDTPHGSTEYYTVFAVGLLLFAMTLLMNIVSQWMLSKMREKYE, encoded by the coding sequence ATGATCGGAGAGACATTGTCTGCAACGGCCAAGGTTTCCAGCCCTGAAAAACGCGAGAGATCCTTCGTCGGCACGCCCGGAAAATCGGATTGGATGCGCCGTTTCTCCGAACAATTGGTGCATGCGGCACTCTCCTTCTGCGCAGCAGTCAGCGTGGCGACGACGTTGGGGATCGTCTTTGTATTGGTCTTTGAGTCGAGTGGTTTTTTCGCGGAAGTCTCACTCAAAGAATTTTTGACATCAACGCGTTGGACGCCGCTACTGAAGCCGCAGCACTTCGGCGTACTGCCCTTGGTGTGCGGTACGCTGTTAGTTGCATGTGGCTCGGCGCTGGTCGCACTGCCTGTCGGATTGTCTACGGCGATTTACCTCAGCGAATATGCGTCACCGCGGTTTCGGGAGATCGTCAAACCGATGTTGGAGATCCTGGCGGGGATTCCCTCAGTGGTCTACGGTTATATCGCCGTAATTTTCATCTCTCCGCTGATCCGCACCATCTTCCCGGATGCCGACGTATTCAACGCGGCATCGGCCAGCATCGTGGTGGGCATCATGATTTTGCCGATCATTATTTCACTCAGCGAAGATGTGTTGCGCAGCGTACCCGGTTCGCTACGTGAGGCGGCGTTTGCGTTGGGAGCCACGAAGTTCGATACGATCACGCGGGTGGTTGTTCCGGCCGCGCTCTCAGGGATTGTCGCCTCGTTTTTGTTGGCAATTTCTCGCGCGATTGGGGAGACCATGGCGGTCACGCTCGCCGCGGGCGCTACCCCCAAGTTGACACTCAATCCGCTGGAAAGCATTCAGACGATGACGGGATACATCGCGCAGGTCAGCATGGGAGATACGCCGCACGGTTCGACGGAATACTACACGGTATTTGCTGTGGGCTTGTTGTTGTTTGCGATGACGTTGTTGATGAACATCGTCTCGCAATGGATGCTCAGTAAAATGCGAGAGAAGTACGAATGA
- a CDS encoding PstS family phosphate ABC transporter substrate-binding protein, producing MNHVFMRLMVAITFVAGIVAISGCGNRDSSRASAVSINGSSTVAPITIAVAEEFLKDNPDVQVSVGTSGTGAGFKKFGSGEIDICDASRVIKETERAICEKAGIEFVTLEVAYDGLAIVAHPEADWFDCLTLEQLKDIWKPESSVKKWSDINPAWPAEEIKLYGPGTDSGTFDYFTEVIVGQEKASRADYTASEDDNVLVRGVTADKYALGYFGYAYYAENRDSLKLIGVDSGKGCVQPSTETVRNGSYEPLSRPLLLYIKTASLKQPPTAAFIQFYLKHAAQLVEEVGYVPVSEEQHQKNVELVEQVIAGTTTEPTPGSTTDD from the coding sequence ATGAATCACGTCTTCATGCGACTGATGGTCGCGATAACCTTTGTCGCAGGAATCGTCGCGATTTCGGGATGTGGAAATCGTGACAGTAGCCGTGCGAGTGCCGTGAGCATCAACGGTTCGAGCACGGTGGCTCCGATTACGATCGCCGTTGCCGAAGAGTTTCTCAAAGACAATCCTGACGTGCAGGTCAGTGTGGGGACCTCCGGCACCGGAGCCGGGTTTAAGAAGTTCGGCTCGGGCGAGATTGATATCTGCGATGCATCGCGAGTCATTAAGGAGACGGAACGCGCGATCTGCGAAAAAGCGGGAATCGAATTTGTGACGTTGGAAGTCGCCTACGACGGTCTAGCAATCGTCGCGCATCCTGAAGCCGATTGGTTTGATTGCTTGACCTTGGAACAATTGAAAGACATCTGGAAGCCGGAAAGCTCCGTCAAAAAATGGAGCGACATCAATCCCGCTTGGCCGGCTGAAGAAATCAAACTGTACGGACCGGGTACCGACTCTGGGACATTCGACTATTTCACAGAAGTGATCGTCGGCCAAGAAAAAGCCAGCCGGGCTGATTATACCGCGAGCGAAGACGACAACGTTTTGGTACGGGGGGTGACAGCCGACAAGTATGCCTTGGGGTATTTCGGCTACGCCTATTACGCGGAAAACCGCGATTCCTTAAAGCTGATTGGTGTGGATAGCGGTAAGGGTTGCGTTCAACCTTCGACCGAAACCGTGCGAAACGGCAGCTACGAACCGTTGTCCCGGCCGTTGCTGTTGTACATCAAAACAGCATCGCTCAAGCAACCGCCTACGGCGGCTTTTATACAATTCTACTTAAAACACGCTGCTCAACTTGTTGAAGAGGTCGGTTACGTGCCGGTTTCAGAAGAGCAACATCAAAAAAATGTCGAACTGGTCGAACAGGTCATCGCGGGCACGACCACGGAACCCACACCGGGATCGACGACGGACGATTGA